Proteins encoded within one genomic window of Nonomuraea gerenzanensis:
- a CDS encoding Rne/Rng family ribonuclease: MPVTVVAAQAAPSVADVQAVQRTAAQRAAGEPAPEVIEAAESGAETGAATTEGVSPVVSPVEAAVADAVAEAAEEKPKRATRTRSTATTRRRTTKKAAEAEAEAAAPVEGVAGEAAEEVAEAPVKRRRTRKKAEAEETGVPAAEGAGAEVGAAEGAGAEARSVEGAEVVAPAGGAAEAPVGDVTAGVAGVEEEAAPTARRRTRKTTTAKAGKAGAAAGEPAGAVAADGAEAAGAGASGEAGTGADAGAGVSGAAGTGAVRGGEAGAGAVRGGEAASAGGAVQTGEAAADDEGDEDILEILPEDEPLDDEPAGEDLDEDTVRPSLLADPFGLSARREVEPGSAAFQRPAAIFAPLFQAPDPSRAKPVVQRKAEPEPAPEPEEAEEPVDETVTEDETDLDTSDDQEEEEGGSRRRRRRRGGRGRGKARERDEAEDGEDSEEEGDEEQAEEGQDEEASSSRRRRRRRRRGTEEGAEPASDDPPNTVVRIRAPRSGRSAALDTATDGVQSVRGSTRLEAKKQRRREGRELGRRRPPIITESEFLARRESVDRMMVVRRQGDRTQIAVLEDGVLVEHYVNREASQSYVGNVYLGKVQNVLPSMEAAFVDIGKGRNAVLYAGEVNFDTAGLEGQPKRIESALKSGQSVLVQVTKDPIGHKGARLTSQISLPGRYLVYVPDGSMTGISRKLPDKERTRLKSILKKVMPENAGVIVRTAAEGASEDELARDVARLSAQWENIQKKAKSASPPELLSAEPDLTIRVVRDVFNEDFTNLVVQGDDAWDTVDEYVKYVAPHLGERLSKWDQGEHGDVFESYRIDEQLGKAMERKVWLPSGGSLVIDRTEAMTVVDVNTGKFTGQGGNLEETVTRNNLEAAEEIVRQLRLRDIGGIIVIDFIDMVLESNRDLVLRRLLECLARDRTKHQVAEVTSLGLVQMTRKRVGQGLLEAFSTPCDCCNGRGLLVSTEPVESKPEPRGTQGKMAIEKAVTDKVSAAKDSSSRDTVTGALEDVPAEDDQANQTSGRGRRRSRRAKSAE, translated from the coding sequence GTGCCGGTCACGGTCGTCGCCGCGCAGGCCGCGCCGTCCGTGGCCGACGTGCAGGCGGTGCAGCGCACTGCCGCGCAGCGTGCCGCCGGTGAGCCCGCGCCTGAGGTGATCGAGGCCGCGGAGAGCGGTGCTGAGACCGGCGCCGCCACGACCGAGGGCGTGAGCCCGGTCGTGAGCCCGGTCGAGGCGGCTGTCGCCGATGCCGTGGCCGAGGCCGCGGAGGAGAAGCCGAAGAGAGCTACGAGGACGCGTTCGACCGCGACGACGCGGCGGCGTACGACGAAGAAGGCCGCGGAGGCCGAGGCGGAGGCCGCCGCTCCCGTTGAGGGAGTGGCCGGTGAGGCTGCCGAGGAGGTCGCGGAGGCGCCGGTGAAGCGGCGCAGGACGCGCAAGAAGGCCGAGGCGGAAGAGACCGGGGTGCCTGCCGCCGAGGGAGCCGGTGCCGAGGTGGGTGCTGCCGAGGGGGCTGGTGCCGAGGCGCGGTCCGTCGAGGGGGCCGAAGTGGTGGCGCCCGCCGGTGGTGCGGCTGAGGCGCCGGTCGGGGACGTGACCGCCGGTGTCGCCGGTGTGGAGGAAGAGGCTGCTCCGACGGCGCGGCGCCGTACGCGTAAGACGACGACCGCGAAGGCCGGCAAGGCCGGGGCGGCGGCTGGTGAGCCGGCCGGGGCCGTTGCGGCCGACGGCGCGGAGGCTGCCGGGGCCGGTGCGAGTGGTGAGGCCGGTACAGGGGCCGATGCAGGAGCCGGTGTGAGCGGCGCGGCCGGTACAGGAGCCGTCCGTGGCGGCGAGGCCGGTGCCGGGGCCGTTCGGGGCGGCGAGGCTGCTTCTGCGGGCGGTGCCGTTCAGACGGGCGAGGCCGCTGCCGACGACGAGGGCGACGAGGACATTCTGGAGATCCTGCCCGAGGACGAGCCGCTCGACGACGAGCCCGCCGGTGAGGACCTCGACGAGGACACCGTGCGGCCGAGCCTGCTCGCCGACCCCTTCGGGCTGTCCGCGCGCAGGGAGGTCGAGCCGGGCAGCGCCGCCTTCCAGCGGCCGGCGGCCATCTTCGCGCCGCTGTTCCAGGCGCCCGACCCCAGCCGTGCCAAGCCGGTCGTGCAGCGCAAGGCCGAGCCGGAGCCCGCTCCCGAGCCCGAGGAGGCCGAGGAGCCGGTCGACGAGACCGTGACCGAGGACGAGACCGACCTCGACACCTCCGACGACCAGGAGGAAGAGGAGGGCGGCAGCCGCCGCCGGCGCCGCCGCAGGGGCGGCAGGGGCCGCGGCAAGGCGCGCGAGCGTGACGAGGCCGAGGACGGCGAGGACTCCGAGGAGGAGGGCGACGAGGAGCAGGCCGAGGAGGGCCAGGACGAGGAGGCCTCCTCCTCGCGGCGCCGCCGTCGCCGCCGTCGCCGGGGCACCGAGGAGGGCGCCGAGCCGGCCAGCGACGACCCGCCGAACACCGTGGTGCGCATCCGCGCACCGCGCTCCGGCCGTTCGGCGGCGCTCGACACCGCCACCGACGGCGTGCAGAGCGTGCGCGGCTCGACGCGGCTGGAGGCCAAGAAGCAGCGCCGCCGCGAGGGGCGCGAGCTCGGCCGGCGGCGTCCGCCGATCATCACCGAGTCGGAGTTCCTGGCCCGCCGCGAGTCCGTGGACCGCATGATGGTGGTGCGCAGGCAGGGCGACCGCACGCAGATCGCGGTGCTGGAGGACGGCGTGCTCGTGGAGCACTACGTCAACCGTGAGGCCAGCCAGTCGTACGTCGGCAACGTCTACCTCGGCAAGGTGCAGAACGTGCTGCCCTCGATGGAGGCGGCGTTCGTGGACATCGGCAAGGGCAGGAACGCCGTCCTGTACGCCGGTGAGGTGAACTTCGACACCGCCGGGCTGGAGGGCCAGCCGAAGCGGATCGAGTCGGCGCTGAAGTCCGGCCAGTCGGTGCTCGTGCAGGTCACGAAGGACCCGATCGGCCACAAGGGCGCCCGGCTCACCTCGCAGATCAGCCTTCCCGGGCGTTACCTCGTGTACGTGCCGGACGGGTCGATGACCGGCATCAGCCGCAAGCTGCCCGACAAGGAGCGGACGCGGCTCAAGAGCATCCTGAAGAAGGTCATGCCGGAGAACGCCGGCGTGATCGTGCGCACGGCGGCCGAGGGCGCATCCGAGGACGAGCTGGCCCGCGACGTGGCCAGGCTGTCGGCGCAGTGGGAGAACATCCAGAAGAAGGCCAAGTCGGCCAGCCCGCCCGAGCTGCTGTCGGCCGAGCCCGACCTGACCATCCGGGTCGTGCGTGACGTCTTCAACGAGGACTTCACGAACCTGGTCGTCCAGGGCGACGACGCCTGGGACACGGTGGACGAGTACGTCAAGTACGTCGCCCCGCACCTGGGTGAGCGCCTGTCGAAGTGGGACCAGGGCGAGCACGGCGACGTGTTCGAGTCGTACCGGATCGACGAGCAGCTCGGCAAGGCGATGGAGCGCAAGGTGTGGCTGCCCAGCGGTGGCTCGCTGGTGATCGACCGCACCGAGGCGATGACCGTCGTCGACGTCAACACCGGCAAGTTCACCGGCCAGGGCGGCAACCTGGAGGAGACCGTCACCAGGAACAACCTGGAGGCGGCCGAGGAGATCGTCCGCCAGCTCAGGCTGCGTGACATCGGCGGCATCATCGTCATCGACTTCATCGACATGGTGCTGGAGTCCAACCGCGACCTGGTGCTGCGGCGGCTGCTCGAGTGCCTGGCGCGCGACAGGACCAAGCACCAGGTGGCCGAGGTCACCTCGCTGGGGCTGGTCCAGATGACGCGTAAGCGGGTCGGCCAGGGGCTGCTGGAGGCATTCTCGACGCCGTGCGACTGCTGCAACGGGCGTGGCCTGCTGGTCTCCACGGAGCCGGTGGAGAGCAAGCCGGAGCCGCGCGGCACGCAGGGGAAGATGGCGATCGAGAAGGCGGTCACGGACAAGGTTTCCGCGGCCAAGGACTCCTCCAGCCGTGATACCGTGACCGGTGCGCTTGAAGACGTCCCGGCCGAGGACGACCAGGCAAACCAGACTTCCGGCAGGGGGCGGCGACGCTCTCGCCGAGCCAAGTCGGCCGAGTAG
- a CDS encoding TIGR03936 family radical SAM-associated protein, with protein MRYAKRGRLRFTSHRDISRAVERAVRRAGIPVAYSAGFSPHPKISYAGAAPTGVASEAEYLEIGVTTPCDPAQVRQDLDESLPSGLDVLDVVEAGQGGLADRLEVSDWEVRLPGADRELAEVAVQKFLAAGTVEVERLTKKGPRRFDARQAVLGLVVSEGADRTAAQVHREPCVILRMVVRHMTPAVRPDDVLTGLRLVADFAPPVPPEVTRLAQGPLDASTGALADPLDLDRDTTRGGEAGPASEHVAG; from the coding sequence GTGCGTTACGCCAAGCGCGGCCGCCTGCGCTTCACCAGCCACCGCGACATCTCGCGGGCCGTTGAGAGAGCGGTCCGCCGTGCCGGCATTCCGGTGGCCTACAGCGCGGGCTTCTCGCCCCACCCGAAGATCTCCTACGCGGGCGCGGCGCCGACCGGCGTCGCCAGCGAAGCCGAGTACCTCGAGATCGGTGTTACCACGCCGTGCGACCCCGCCCAGGTCAGACAGGACCTGGACGAGTCGTTGCCGTCCGGGCTCGATGTGCTCGACGTAGTGGAGGCGGGGCAGGGTGGGCTGGCCGACCGCTTGGAGGTCTCCGACTGGGAGGTGCGGCTGCCCGGTGCCGATCGCGAGCTCGCCGAGGTGGCGGTGCAGAAGTTCCTCGCGGCAGGCACGGTGGAAGTCGAGCGCCTGACCAAGAAGGGTCCCCGCCGCTTCGACGCGCGGCAGGCGGTCCTGGGGCTCGTGGTGTCCGAGGGAGCAGACAGAACCGCAGCTCAGGTGCATCGAGAGCCGTGTGTCATACTGCGCATGGTTGTTCGGCACATGACGCCTGCCGTTCGACCCGACGATGTGCTCACAGGGCTGCGCCTTGTGGCCGACTTCGCGCCGCCGGTTCCCCCCGAGGTGACCAGGCTGGCGCAGGGGCCGCTCGACGCGAGCACCGGTGCACTTGCCGATCCGCTCGACCTGGACCGCGACACCACGCGCGGCGGCGAGGCGGGGCCGGCGAGTGAGCACGTCGCCGGTTAA